A genomic region of Caulobacter vibrioides contains the following coding sequences:
- a CDS encoding helix-turn-helix domain-containing protein, whose product MSDAPVTTPHPTDLHVGKLIRAYRLAAGISQEALGETLGVSFQQIQKYERGMNRISASKLFEATRLLQIPPGALFEGLEADPGDGFAEHFAQFFATPYATRLASVFTKLDPRQQRALTELAESMAPGQAEPVQN is encoded by the coding sequence ATGAGCGATGCGCCCGTGACCACGCCGCACCCGACCGACCTTCATGTCGGCAAGCTGATCCGCGCCTATCGCCTGGCGGCGGGGATTTCGCAGGAGGCGTTGGGGGAGACGCTCGGCGTCAGTTTTCAGCAGATCCAGAAGTACGAGCGCGGGATGAACCGTATCTCCGCCTCGAAGCTGTTCGAAGCTACCCGCCTTCTGCAGATTCCACCCGGCGCCCTCTTTGAAGGGCTTGAGGCCGATCCCGGCGATGGCTTTGCTGAGCATTTCGCGCAGTTCTTCGCCACGCCCTACGCCACCCGACTGGCCAGCGTGTTCACCAAGCTTGATCCGCGCCAGCAGCGGGCTTTGACGGAGCTCGCCGAGAGCATGGCTCCAGGCCAAGCCGAGCCCGTTCAGAACTAA
- a CDS encoding endonuclease/exonuclease/phosphatase family protein — protein sequence MLQRMTALALALSLGACAAGPTKAAEPLRIATWNLEHLAEDGAQGCRPRSEADYALLRSYADRLNADVVAFQEVESLSAAARVFDPAKYQLVIEARPAGDRFPCRGLEGRSLTRQAVGFAIRKGIAFERAGDLTDLQLGDPNLRSGVDVTIRAPGRAPLRLLAVHLKSGCASGDKGEACATLMRQVPILESWIDARAKEAMRFAVLGDFNRRLARSGDVVWADIDDADPAHADLSLAQGGAGPKCDPRFSEFIDHVVLDARASRDLLGFEELTYAGERPSDHCPVVATLK from the coding sequence ATGTTGCAGCGTATGACAGCCCTGGCCTTGGCTCTTTCGCTGGGCGCCTGCGCCGCAGGCCCGACCAAAGCCGCCGAGCCGCTGCGCATCGCCACCTGGAACCTGGAACATCTCGCCGAAGACGGCGCCCAGGGCTGCCGGCCGCGCAGCGAGGCCGACTATGCGTTGCTGCGCAGCTACGCTGATCGCCTCAACGCCGATGTCGTCGCCTTCCAGGAGGTGGAGTCGCTTTCGGCCGCCGCCCGCGTCTTTGATCCGGCGAAGTACCAGCTGGTCATCGAAGCACGCCCGGCCGGCGATCGTTTCCCGTGCCGGGGCCTGGAGGGGCGTAGCCTGACGCGTCAGGCCGTCGGGTTCGCCATTCGTAAGGGGATCGCGTTCGAGCGCGCCGGTGACCTGACCGACCTGCAGCTGGGCGATCCAAACCTGCGCTCGGGCGTCGATGTGACCATCCGCGCCCCGGGCCGCGCGCCGTTGCGCCTGCTGGCTGTGCACCTGAAGTCGGGTTGCGCCTCGGGCGACAAGGGTGAGGCCTGTGCGACCCTGATGCGCCAGGTACCGATCCTGGAAAGCTGGATCGATGCGCGCGCCAAGGAGGCGATGCGTTTTGCGGTCCTGGGTGACTTCAACCGACGTCTGGCGCGTAGCGGCGATGTCGTCTGGGCCGATATTGACGACGCCGATCCGGCCCATGCCGATCTGTCGCTGGCGCAGGGCGGGGCCGGGCCCAAATGCGATCCGCGCTTTTCGGAGTTCATCGACCACGTCGTGCTCGACGCCCGGGCTAGCCGCGACCTCCTCGGCTTTGAGGAGCTGACCTATGCCGGCGAGCGGCCGTCCGATCACTGTCCGGTCGTCGCGACACTGAAGTGA
- a CDS encoding 3'-5' exonuclease, which yields MTSSPDDLEAMAQALEASGRYRVLRRLEAPRFALGSAIGQVRRGVILDLETTGLDPKTDEIIEIGMVPFDYDVGGQIVSVGAPCSRLRQPSKPIPPEITKVTGITDKMVQGQVIDPDEVAAFIDDAAVIIAHNAAFDRRFAERFCPGFVAKAWACSFTQIDWTGAGHESGKLAFLAAAYGFFHDGHRAHHDCLATLEILGAPLAGTDGTGLQALLIAARKATVRIFAEHSPFELKDVLKARGYRWNGEAGPSPRAWWIDVEAADLAAELDYLQAEIYRGEVHLPTRKISAFERFSERV from the coding sequence GTGACGTCCTCGCCCGACGACCTTGAGGCGATGGCGCAGGCCCTGGAGGCCAGCGGTCGCTATCGCGTCCTGCGCCGCCTGGAGGCGCCGCGCTTTGCGCTGGGGTCTGCGATCGGCCAGGTCCGGCGCGGTGTCATTCTCGATCTCGAGACCACGGGCCTTGATCCGAAGACCGACGAGATCATCGAGATCGGTATGGTTCCGTTCGACTATGACGTCGGCGGCCAGATCGTCTCAGTCGGCGCGCCGTGCTCGCGGCTGCGCCAGCCCTCCAAGCCCATTCCGCCAGAGATCACCAAGGTCACCGGCATCACCGATAAGATGGTGCAGGGCCAGGTGATCGACCCGGACGAAGTCGCCGCGTTCATCGACGATGCGGCTGTGATCATCGCCCATAACGCCGCCTTTGACCGGCGTTTCGCGGAGCGGTTCTGTCCGGGGTTTGTCGCTAAGGCCTGGGCCTGTTCCTTCACCCAGATCGACTGGACGGGCGCGGGCCATGAGAGCGGCAAGCTCGCCTTCCTGGCGGCGGCTTACGGCTTTTTCCATGACGGGCACCGCGCGCATCACGACTGTCTGGCGACCCTGGAGATCCTGGGCGCGCCGCTCGCGGGAACCGACGGAACCGGATTGCAGGCGCTGCTGATCGCTGCGCGCAAGGCCACGGTGCGGATCTTCGCCGAGCATTCCCCCTTTGAGCTGAAAGACGTGCTCAAGGCGCGCGGCTATCGCTGGAACGGTGAGGCGGGGCCATCGCCCCGCGCCTGGTGGATCGATGTCGAGGCGGCCGATCTGGCCGCAGAGCTCGACTATCTGCAGGCGGAGATCTATCGCGGCGAGGTTCACCTGCCGACCCGCAAGATCAGCGCCTTTGAACGGTTTTCAGAGCGGGTCTAG
- a CDS encoding GatB/YqeY domain-containing protein: MALLDELKADQLAARKANARLKADLLTTLIGEAAQITTEEFKRGVTEVTDDKVAATLAKFVKSTKQTLDNLATERARLLQGGGDASRVDERITAAQAELAVLSAYGPQQMSQAQLRAVIDAFRANTPGANVGMIMAHLKANFAGQYDGKAASALAKD, translated from the coding sequence ATGGCGTTGCTCGACGAGCTCAAGGCTGACCAACTGGCGGCGCGCAAAGCCAACGCCCGTCTCAAGGCGGACCTGCTGACCACCTTGATTGGCGAAGCGGCTCAGATCACGACCGAAGAGTTCAAGCGCGGCGTGACAGAGGTCACCGACGACAAGGTCGCCGCGACCCTCGCCAAGTTCGTGAAGAGCACGAAACAGACGCTGGACAACCTCGCGACCGAACGCGCGCGCCTCCTTCAAGGCGGGGGCGATGCGTCAAGGGTGGATGAGCGGATCACGGCGGCGCAAGCCGAACTGGCGGTCCTGTCCGCCTATGGCCCACAGCAGATGAGCCAGGCGCAACTGCGCGCGGTCATCGATGCGTTTCGGGCCAACACGCCGGGCGCCAATGTCGGCATGATCATGGCCCACCTGAAGGCCAACTTCGCGGGTCAGTATGATGGTAAGGCGGCCAGCGCCTTGGCCAAGGATTAG
- a CDS encoding type IV secretory system conjugative DNA transfer family protein has product MTPQSTPATVADALVAKPGAINVQYGEVRDIPLNRLKASPKNVRRVGHSAEVIAARAASIRHKGVLQPLVVEPEIKAGRETGYYLVSAGEGRRQALRLLAKRKALAKGALVRCVVDGALERRSHWDKTSHSLLVGTILHVLYAEADKTLAGVAKVLADPSRSIEATLRAMMATKHLGDAVHPVVASAARELLNKSENERSGVLSTAMSFLGLYQDPIVSAVTSRCDWRIEDLVSLDEPVTLYLVVPPSDISRTRPLIRLILNQIGRRLTEGLEAARHRRRLLLMLDEFPALGRLDFFEQALAFMAGYGIRAFLVAQSLNQIAKAYGDQNSILDNCHVRVAFSTNDERTARRISDSLGTATEMRAMKNYAGNRLSPWLGHLMVSRQETARPLLTPGEVMQLPAHEAVIQVSGVAPIRATKVRYYRDPALAGRVAAPPGSVAPISREGPSSWNDRTPGSVQMGAVCPRRGGEGGLRIEPEPEQQPDIVVEEQPERPPLDLDLDADDGAAAAQGERFRSVARQAALDPDDGIPL; this is encoded by the coding sequence ATGACCCCCCAATCAACCCCTGCGACCGTCGCTGACGCTTTGGTCGCCAAGCCCGGAGCCATCAACGTTCAGTACGGCGAGGTTCGCGATATTCCGCTCAATCGTCTCAAGGCCTCGCCCAAGAACGTGCGTCGGGTGGGCCATAGCGCCGAGGTGATCGCTGCGCGCGCCGCCTCGATCCGCCACAAGGGCGTCTTGCAGCCGCTGGTGGTCGAGCCGGAGATCAAGGCGGGGCGCGAGACCGGCTATTACCTGGTCAGCGCCGGTGAGGGGCGGCGCCAGGCCTTGCGGCTCTTGGCCAAGCGCAAGGCCCTGGCCAAGGGCGCGCTGGTGCGCTGTGTGGTCGACGGCGCGCTGGAGCGTCGCAGCCATTGGGACAAGACCAGCCATAGTCTCTTGGTCGGCACGATCCTGCATGTGCTCTACGCCGAGGCGGACAAGACCCTGGCCGGTGTCGCCAAGGTCCTGGCCGATCCCTCGCGCAGCATTGAGGCCACGCTGCGCGCCATGATGGCGACCAAGCACCTTGGCGATGCGGTTCACCCGGTGGTCGCCAGCGCCGCCCGCGAGCTCCTCAACAAGAGCGAGAATGAGCGCTCAGGCGTGTTGTCGACGGCGATGAGCTTCCTGGGGCTCTACCAGGATCCGATCGTCTCTGCGGTGACCTCGCGCTGCGACTGGAGGATCGAAGACCTCGTCTCTCTGGACGAGCCCGTGACGCTCTACCTTGTCGTGCCGCCGTCCGACATCAGCCGGACGCGTCCGCTGATCCGACTGATCCTCAATCAGATCGGCCGGCGGCTGACCGAAGGCCTAGAGGCTGCGCGCCATCGTCGGCGGCTCTTGCTGATGTTGGATGAGTTTCCTGCGCTCGGACGACTCGATTTCTTTGAGCAGGCCCTGGCCTTCATGGCCGGGTACGGGATCCGTGCGTTCCTCGTCGCCCAGAGTCTGAACCAGATCGCCAAAGCCTATGGGGATCAAAACTCTATCCTCGACAATTGCCACGTACGCGTCGCGTTCTCGACCAATGATGAGCGCACCGCGCGCCGGATCAGCGACAGCCTGGGCACCGCCACCGAGATGCGGGCGATGAAGAACTACGCTGGCAACCGGCTCTCGCCGTGGCTGGGCCACTTGATGGTCAGCCGGCAAGAAACCGCGCGGCCGCTGTTGACGCCCGGCGAGGTGATGCAGCTTCCGGCCCATGAAGCGGTGATCCAGGTCTCCGGCGTGGCCCCGATCCGGGCCACCAAGGTGCGCTACTATCGTGACCCGGCGCTGGCGGGGCGGGTGGCGGCCCCGCCGGGCTCTGTCGCGCCGATATCGCGTGAGGGGCCAAGCTCGTGGAACGACAGGACCCCGGGATCCGTCCAGATGGGAGCTGTTTGTCCTCGTCGCGGCGGGGAGGGCGGTCTTCGGATCGAACCTGAGCCAGAACAACAGCCCGATATCGTTGTGGAAGAGCAGCCTGAGCGCCCCCCGCTCGACCTGGACCTCGACGCTGATGATGGGGCCGCTGCGGCACAGGGCGAGCGGTTCCGCTCTGTCGCGCGTCAGGCGGCGCTCGACCCTGATGATGGCATTCCGTTGTGA
- a CDS encoding ribbon-helix-helix protein, CopG family, translating into MKVQAKVFLSGDLARALDERARRTRRSKSEITQAALAAFLSPDGHEAVEAALVRRLDRISRELERLDRDVTISNEALALLIKAWLTATPILSAADQRTQNAKGQERYAGFLEALARRLSSGRLLRNEVLEERDGKGEV; encoded by the coding sequence GTGAAGGTTCAAGCGAAGGTCTTCTTGTCAGGTGACCTTGCGCGAGCGCTGGACGAGCGCGCGCGCCGCACGCGGCGCTCGAAGTCCGAGATCACCCAGGCGGCGCTCGCCGCGTTCTTATCTCCGGATGGTCACGAAGCCGTCGAAGCGGCGCTGGTGCGACGGCTGGATCGGATCAGTCGTGAGCTGGAGCGGCTCGACCGCGACGTGACGATTTCGAACGAAGCCTTGGCGCTGTTGATCAAGGCTTGGCTTACAGCGACGCCCATACTCAGCGCGGCGGATCAGCGGACCCAAAACGCCAAAGGGCAGGAGCGTTACGCCGGCTTTCTGGAGGCGCTGGCGCGGCGGCTGTCGTCAGGTCGATTGTTGCGCAACGAGGTGCTGGAGGAGCGGGACGGGAAGGGGGAAGTCTGA
- a CDS encoding M16 family metallopeptidase: protein MIALAQSKASCADEIIPQKRVGVWAQTYSDVVPDPSLRFGVLANGLRYVIRPAVAPGKRVALRLAFAVGSIDERSDELGFAHLLEHMAFRNGGGQTTRELETAGLVFGPDLNALTYLDKTVYQVNLPRNDPRMIGTALTFLSEASRASSIDAAALAREKEVVLAEGALRDTVAERAEAAFRRALPTPQLALERPIIPSAAQLRNATASKLTAFKSRLYTPDRGVVVVVGAEDPDGIVRMIEQRFGDWRAPPAPVRPDLALRPISGARAFTHVEKGLSRSVRLVWSAPYDSRADTVARERRDLQVAVAIGVVNDRLDAISLTTDAPFFDAHLTKSNDAIRGLRMQLEARSADDHWPVALSRLVAEHRRMLTTAPTSAEVSRVLARFRLRHETRLMGLNSEDPANIADHLVELAADNEVATSALQNRDRFLDFSSRLDVAAVQKTYAELFGSGPTIMLFGSQQESDAVNRAAKIYADAAAAAPSPALEALGAPKWPFHVEGGTLAKVTERKLDETFGVTVATLDNGIRILVKKTDFVRDEILVSIRLRRGVLDLPADRPSPLWLASTYADGGTKALTLTDAWRAAPGAKLSAAFRLTETGSYLSGVTRAADLDRQLELLSALVSQPAFREGALERRRTEQLAELDTLFSKPAGVYLRDVPRLLHSGDQRWSTLPTAVETAAVSAKDVREFFDPILASGVADVTIIGDVEVDAALDAARATIGRFPSIAVPISAVQPAKFPAPSHLVAHHEGAANQSMIVMAWPTLGAYVDPKRSRAIGLAAALLRTRLTDRLRTKEGLVYGVFVSTAYSAAAAGHGQISISAEATPQALDQINQAILEEVARLASEGPAADELERAKQPLRDGVEREERSNGFWVTRLFELTHDARARASFVTRRQDLDAITAQQVQAAVSDFMIMTPPWTMRILPPQRATKAH, encoded by the coding sequence TTGATCGCACTTGCCCAGTCGAAGGCGTCGTGCGCCGACGAGATCATCCCTCAGAAGCGCGTCGGAGTATGGGCCCAGACATATTCTGACGTCGTTCCAGATCCGAGCCTGAGATTCGGCGTACTCGCCAATGGTTTGCGTTATGTCATTCGGCCGGCCGTCGCGCCGGGTAAGCGGGTTGCACTGCGCTTGGCCTTCGCCGTCGGCTCGATCGACGAACGGTCCGATGAGCTTGGATTTGCGCATCTGTTGGAGCACATGGCGTTCCGGAACGGCGGCGGACAGACAACGCGTGAGCTCGAGACGGCGGGCTTAGTTTTTGGTCCAGATCTCAACGCGCTCACCTACTTGGACAAGACCGTTTATCAGGTCAACTTGCCGCGCAACGACCCCAGGATGATCGGCACGGCTCTGACGTTCCTATCGGAGGCGAGCCGTGCGTCGAGCATCGACGCCGCCGCACTCGCCAGAGAGAAGGAAGTTGTCCTCGCCGAGGGCGCGCTCAGGGATACCGTTGCAGAACGGGCCGAGGCTGCCTTCCGTCGTGCTCTGCCGACGCCGCAACTCGCGCTTGAGCGGCCAATTATCCCAAGCGCAGCTCAGCTTCGCAACGCTACTGCGTCGAAGCTGACAGCCTTCAAATCACGCCTCTACACGCCGGACCGCGGTGTGGTCGTCGTGGTCGGCGCAGAAGATCCCGATGGTATCGTTCGGATGATCGAACAACGTTTTGGCGATTGGAGGGCTCCGCCTGCGCCTGTTCGACCTGACTTGGCGTTGCGGCCCATTTCTGGAGCGCGAGCCTTCACTCATGTGGAAAAAGGACTATCACGGTCTGTTCGACTCGTCTGGAGCGCCCCTTATGACAGTCGTGCCGATACCGTCGCTCGAGAGCGACGGGACCTCCAGGTAGCTGTCGCCATTGGAGTCGTGAACGACCGCCTTGACGCCATTTCTCTGACCACCGACGCGCCTTTCTTCGACGCCCACCTGACGAAGTCCAACGACGCGATCCGTGGCCTGAGGATGCAGCTGGAGGCCAGAAGCGCTGACGACCACTGGCCGGTCGCGCTCTCGCGCTTGGTCGCAGAACACCGACGTATGTTGACGACCGCGCCAACCAGCGCGGAAGTGTCGCGCGTGCTCGCGCGCTTCAGACTGCGGCACGAAACCCGGCTTATGGGATTGAACTCCGAAGACCCGGCGAATATCGCCGATCATCTGGTTGAACTCGCCGCCGACAATGAGGTCGCGACCAGTGCGCTGCAAAACCGCGACCGCTTTCTAGATTTCTCAAGCCGCCTGGACGTGGCGGCGGTGCAAAAGACATACGCCGAGTTGTTTGGCTCCGGGCCGACCATTATGCTTTTCGGTTCCCAACAGGAGTCCGACGCCGTCAACCGGGCGGCCAAGATCTATGCTGACGCTGCGGCGGCCGCTCCGTCGCCGGCTCTAGAAGCGCTTGGCGCGCCAAAATGGCCGTTCCATGTGGAAGGTGGGACCTTGGCCAAGGTTACCGAGCGAAAGCTCGATGAGACTTTTGGCGTCACTGTCGCCACCTTGGACAACGGCATCAGGATCCTGGTGAAGAAGACGGATTTTGTTCGAGACGAGATTCTCGTCTCAATCCGGCTACGCAGAGGCGTGCTCGATCTGCCGGCCGACCGCCCTTCTCCCCTATGGCTGGCATCGACTTACGCCGACGGCGGAACGAAGGCCTTAACGCTTACAGACGCATGGCGCGCGGCGCCGGGCGCTAAGCTTTCCGCCGCGTTCCGCCTGACCGAGACGGGCTCATATTTGAGCGGCGTGACCCGCGCGGCGGATTTGGATCGGCAACTCGAGCTTTTATCCGCCCTCGTCAGTCAACCTGCCTTCCGCGAAGGCGCATTGGAGCGCCGCCGGACTGAACAGTTGGCCGAGCTGGATACGTTGTTCAGCAAACCGGCGGGCGTCTATCTGCGCGACGTGCCGCGACTTCTGCACTCGGGCGATCAGAGGTGGAGCACGCTACCGACTGCCGTCGAGACTGCGGCGGTTTCGGCCAAGGATGTTCGTGAATTCTTCGATCCTATCCTGGCTTCGGGCGTGGCAGACGTGACGATCATCGGAGACGTTGAAGTCGACGCGGCGCTTGACGCCGCGCGGGCTACGATCGGCAGGTTCCCCTCCATCGCTGTTCCGATATCGGCTGTGCAGCCCGCCAAGTTCCCCGCGCCTTCGCATCTGGTGGCGCATCACGAGGGCGCCGCGAACCAATCGATGATCGTGATGGCCTGGCCGACCCTCGGCGCCTATGTCGATCCCAAGCGCTCTCGCGCGATCGGCCTCGCTGCGGCGCTTTTGCGTACCCGCTTGACGGATCGTCTCAGAACCAAAGAAGGCCTTGTCTACGGTGTGTTCGTGAGCACGGCCTATTCTGCGGCAGCAGCCGGTCATGGGCAGATTTCCATTTCAGCAGAAGCCACTCCGCAAGCGCTCGACCAAATCAATCAGGCGATCCTCGAGGAGGTCGCGCGACTTGCAAGCGAGGGCCCTGCGGCCGATGAGTTGGAACGTGCCAAGCAGCCTTTGAGGGACGGCGTTGAGCGCGAAGAACGTTCCAATGGGTTTTGGGTGACCCGTCTGTTCGAGTTGACGCATGACGCGCGCGCACGCGCCTCATTCGTCACGCGTCGCCAAGATTTGGATGCGATCACGGCGCAGCAGGTACAGGCCGCCGTCTCTGACTTCATGATCATGACACCGCCGTGGACGATGCGCATTCTTCCGCCCCAGCGCGCCACCAAAGCGCACTAG
- a CDS encoding MmcQ/YjbR family DNA-binding protein: MTPDEFSALAMGFGPGVQAKSILEAVQFRLGGRAFATLGWPAQGWAVVKLAPSRQAWALSRGEGVIPEPGRRRKAGIVMMRLAAIDAGVAAEILAEAWVFAHRASGSGRSAGVVAPVGRALAA; the protein is encoded by the coding sequence ATGACCCCTGATGAATTTTCAGCGCTGGCGATGGGCTTTGGACCCGGCGTCCAGGCCAAGTCTATCCTTGAAGCCGTTCAGTTTCGGCTGGGCGGCAGGGCTTTTGCGACCTTGGGCTGGCCGGCCCAAGGCTGGGCGGTGGTCAAGCTGGCGCCGTCTCGCCAGGCTTGGGCGCTGTCGCGGGGCGAAGGCGTAATCCCCGAGCCGGGGCGACGGCGCAAGGCGGGCATCGTCATGATGCGGCTTGCGGCGATTGATGCGGGCGTGGCGGCGGAAATCTTGGCTGAGGCTTGGGTTTTCGCGCATCGGGCGAGCGGGTCAGGGCGCAGCGCCGGTGTCGTTGCGCCGGTGGGACGGGCTTTGGCGGCCTGA
- the trbB gene encoding P-type conjugative transfer ATPase TrbB: protein MDLSQIEAGRARSRQMLRTALGLELLSRLEDPAVGEVMLNPDGRVWIDRFDVGLVDANLTLLPADAERVLRLVAHHVGVEVHAGRPRLSAELPGSGERFEGLIAPLARAPTFSIRKPASLVFKLDDYVASGVMSARQGRVLAQAVADRANILVAGPTSSGKTTLVNALLAQIALGEDRVILLEDLRELQCPAPNQVALRTSEGLASLTDLVRSALRLRPDRIIIGEVRGPEALDLVKAWGTGHPGGVGTLHAGSALGALLRLEQLIQEAVITAPRGLIADTIDLIAVLAGRGKARRLTELFRVEGLGPDGAYQLCPA, encoded by the coding sequence ATGGACCTTTCGCAAATCGAGGCCGGACGCGCGCGCAGCCGTCAGATGCTGCGCACGGCGCTGGGCCTGGAGCTTCTCAGCCGGCTTGAAGACCCCGCCGTGGGCGAGGTCATGCTCAATCCCGATGGCCGGGTGTGGATCGACCGCTTTGATGTGGGCCTGGTCGATGCGAACCTCACCCTCTTGCCGGCGGACGCCGAGCGGGTCCTGCGGTTGGTGGCCCATCATGTCGGCGTCGAGGTTCATGCGGGCCGGCCTCGCCTTTCGGCGGAACTGCCTGGAAGCGGCGAGCGCTTCGAGGGGCTGATCGCCCCCTTGGCCAGGGCCCCGACCTTCTCGATCCGCAAACCCGCAAGCCTCGTTTTTAAGCTCGACGACTATGTCGCATCCGGTGTGATGAGCGCGCGGCAAGGGCGGGTGCTGGCGCAGGCCGTGGCGGACCGGGCCAATATCCTGGTCGCGGGGCCGACCTCCAGCGGCAAGACGACGCTCGTTAATGCGCTGTTGGCGCAGATCGCCCTTGGCGAGGATCGGGTGATCCTCCTGGAGGACCTGCGCGAGCTGCAATGCCCCGCGCCCAATCAGGTCGCCCTGCGCACGTCCGAAGGCCTGGCCAGCCTCACCGACCTTGTCCGGTCGGCTTTGCGGCTGCGGCCCGACCGCATCATCATCGGCGAGGTGCGCGGCCCCGAAGCCCTCGACCTGGTCAAGGCGTGGGGCACCGGCCATCCCGGCGGCGTGGGGACCCTGCACGCCGGGTCGGCCCTGGGCGCTTTGCTGCGCCTGGAGCAGCTGATCCAGGAAGCGGTGATCACCGCCCCGCGCGGCCTGATCGCCGACACCATCGACCTCATCGCCGTGCTGGCTGGACGCGGAAAGGCCCGGCGCTTGACCGAGCTTTTCCGGGTCGAGGGCCTTGGACCGGACGGCGCCTACCAGCTTTGCCCCGCTTGA
- a CDS encoding TrbC/VirB2 family protein produces the protein MEPLHGQSDRAPGARGHRLRRPSDGPGLIGVLAAGLTLLSAQAKAAGSGMPWEAPLQQILESVEGPVAKIIAVIIIIITGLALAFGETSGGSRKLIQIVFGLSIAFAASSFFLSFFSFGGGALI, from the coding sequence TTGGAGCCTCTTCATGGCCAGTCTGACCGCGCGCCAGGGGCGCGCGGCCATCGTCTGCGGCGTCCTAGCGATGGTCCTGGGCTTATCGGCGTTCTGGCCGCCGGCCTGACCCTGCTGAGCGCTCAGGCCAAGGCGGCCGGCTCGGGCATGCCCTGGGAGGCGCCGCTGCAACAGATCCTGGAGTCGGTCGAAGGACCGGTGGCCAAGATCATCGCGGTGATCATCATCATCATCACCGGTCTGGCCCTGGCCTTCGGCGAAACCTCCGGCGGTTCGCGCAAGCTGATCCAGATCGTCTTTGGCCTGTCGATCGCCTTCGCCGCCAGCTCGTTTTTCCTGTCGTTCTTCTCGTTCGGCGGCGGAGCGCTGATCTGA
- a CDS encoding VirB3 family type IV secretion system protein, whose product MAQDRALGFAAPVHRALTQPMLLAGAPRAIALVNGTLAAALGLGLRLWIVGLFVWLAGHALAVWAARRDPQIFEVGVRHVRLPAHLEV is encoded by the coding sequence ATGGCCCAGGATCGCGCCCTGGGGTTCGCCGCGCCGGTCCATCGGGCGCTCACCCAGCCGATGCTGCTGGCCGGCGCCCCGCGCGCGATCGCCCTGGTCAATGGCACCCTCGCTGCGGCCCTTGGCCTTGGCCTGCGTCTTTGGATCGTGGGACTCTTCGTCTGGCTTGCGGGCCATGCGCTGGCCGTCTGGGCCGCGCGGCGTGATCCGCAGATCTTCGAGGTCGGCGTGCGCCACGTGCGTCTGCCGGCCCATCTGGAGGTCTGA